Within the Desertifilum tharense IPPAS B-1220 genome, the region CAAGCTACATCTGAATTTTCGTATGTCTGGACGATAAAATTAACCTCCCCTTGCTTATCTTCGGGATATCCTGCCATGACTGCAATACAGGGATCGAACGTCACGGCTTGTAAGCGTGGCAGAAAGTCTTCTGGAAGAATTGCACTCAGGGGTTTTAGCAGTTCGAGGGCTTGCGGTGCAGGAATAGCCATTACTAAGGCGCTAGAGGCGATCGCATCTCCCCCCTCAACCTCTAAATTCCAGCCCTGTTCCTGACTGAACTGAAGGGCGCTAACCCGCTGCTGAGTATGCACGTCCAACCCTTGCGCTAAAAACTTACCAACAGCATTCATCCCCTCTGGCGCGATATAAAACAAGCTCTCCTCTGTCAGCCAAGGTTGAACGATCCCTTGTGCCAAAAGTGTCTCAATCAACCCTTGCGAGTATTTCCCCTGCGGCGTCAAACCTCGCAACCCATGATCGGCCCGCATTCTGGCTAGTCGGCGCGTGGCACAACGTCCCCCAAACCCTCGCGATTTTTCCAGAACCACAACGCCATATCCGGCTTCCTGCAAGCTTCTTGCTGCCACTAACCCAGAAATTCCAGCACCAACCACTGCCACATCAAACACAGCTTTAGATCCTTTGATTTTCTATTAGTCAATATGAATGGGGATAGCTCCTTTGAGCAAACTCAACCAAGAAAGTTAAGATAAACTGGACTCCTGAAGCTCCACCCTTCTTTCCGAATCCCCTATTTTCAGTCGAGGCGTCCGCAGTGGATGAACTAAGATCAGCGTTAGAGCTAGCGACCGAGGACGAATTACAACAACTGACTGAACTTCTTTTCCGCCGTCAGTTCAATCCCCTCGATTATGTTTACACGCCTGACCCCATTGATATTCAAAGCTTAGAACGCGAAGAATGGCTAGATGCCCTAGAAGCAAGATTTCGCTTCCTAGCGGCTGATGGTATTGCGGTGTTGCGAGGACGCGATCAACAAGTCACCTATCGACAGGTGTTGATCCAAGTTTGCCGATATCTCAAATTTACTTATTCTGACAAACTCTCAACCACTGAGTTAGAGGCGGAAGTGTTTCTCAACTTGTTGCGGCAAACTTGGCAAAAGCTGCCAGCCAAAGATCGCAAGTCCTTAGCCGAACGGGTGAGAGGGGCAATTGCTAATAGCGATTTATCTCAACCGTTACCTTTAGCGCTGCAAAAAGACCCCCTCGGAATCCTCCTCAAAGGCGGAAGCGCGATCGCGATCAGTTCCATCAAGCCGTTACTCTTACAAAAAATTGCCCAACAATTTGCCTTGCATTACGCCAGTTACCAAGTCGCTAAGGAAGCTTTAGTGAAAGGAGGCGTTGCAGCAGCTAGCAAGTTTCAAGGTCATCTGGCCTTACAAACGGCCAAGCGCGGGATGACCCTCAATGCGGCCCGCTACGGGTTAACGCGGGGTGTCTTTGCCGTCGTTGGGCCAGCTTTATGGGCGTATTTCTTTGCAGATTTGGGTTGGCGGGCGATTTCAACCAATTACGGTCGTATTATTCCGGCCGTGTTTGCCTTAGCGCAAATTCGTCTCACCCGTTCTGAGTGTTGGGAACTCGCCTAGTCTTGCCTGGAACTTGTCCTCGCCCCCCAATTTAAGGTACAAGTTCCCTATCCTCTCCAAGGGTTTTCTTTGCTCGTGTTTCCCCATCGCAAGCTTCTGGCGAGATCGCGATCGCATTGGCTTTCTCGTCCCCTCCATTCCGATCCTCGACTAAACCGTTCCTGGCTTTGCTTGCAAATTGTCCTGGCAACGGTCATGTTTAGTCCGGTTCTTGCAGCCCCTTTTTCCCTGTGGATTGTTTGGGAAGTTTGGCGCAAGCAGTGGCGTCAGTTGTGTCGGAGTGGCTTTAATCGGGGATTGGCAGTGGTGAGCGTGCTGCTGATCCTCAGTGCGGTTCTCGCCGAGAACCCAGGGGAAGCAGCGCTCGGTCTATTTAATTTTCTGCCTTTTTTCCTAATATTTGTCACGATCTCGCCCCTATTGCAAACGCCGCATCAACTGCGCCGCATTGCCTGGATTCTGGTTTTTACTTCTATTCCCATCATTGCGATTGGGTTTGGTCAGTTGTTTTGGGGTTGGAGCGGCCCCGTGCGGTTGCTGTGGAGCGCGATTGACTGGCCGCTCGATCCGGGGGGAGCGCCTCTAGGCCGCATGGCTTCAGTATTTGCCTATGCGAATGTCTTAGCGAATTACCTGGCCGTTACGTTTACCCTGGCGCTAGGGTTGTGGATCGAAGCGATTGATAAGACTCGCTATCCCTGGGTGTCTAGGGAGGTGTGGGGGCTGAGTGGGGTGGTTCTGGGGAATGCAATCGCTCTCATTTTAACCAACTCTCGCAATGCTTGGGCGATCGCGCTTTTGGTGAGTTTGGCGTTTGCGGTTTACCTCGGCTGGCGCTGGTTGATTGCGGCGTTGGGGGCCGTGGGTGCTGCCATTGGGGGGGCGGCTTTTGCTCCAGCCCCGATTAACCAAGCGTTAAGAGCCGTTGTTCCTGCCTATTTTTGGGCGCGGTTGACCGATCAACTGTATCCAGACCGCCCATTTGCTCAACTGCGAGCAACCCAATGGCAGTTTGCGTGGGAGATGATGCAGCAGCGCCCATTGTTGGGATGGGGATTGCGAAACTTTACGCCGATTTACCAAGCCCAGATGGATTACTGGGTGGGTCATCCGCATAATCTATTTCTAATGTTATTGGCAGAAACAGGACTACCGGCGACGCTTTTATTCTGTACGCTGGTGGGGTGGATTGTGGGGCGAGCGGTTTGGCACTGGCACCATTGGGATCGAAAGAAATCCGGGCAGTTAATCGGGCTAACGTTTTTACTGGCGTTTGGCGGCTTTACCCTTTTTCACCTGTTTGATGTCACTATATTTGACGCCCGCGTTAATTATCTGGGATGGGTGCTTTTAGCGTCGCTGCGAGGCGTAATTGTGTGGCGCGATCGCTCGGTATAAAAGTTTCTGAACGGTTCGTTTGTCGCTAGCGAGAAGTTAACACTAACTCGCTCAAAGCTGGCGTATATACGACTGGAAAGACCTCTTGACGGCAGTTCATGCAGTACCAGTATACTTTGTGACTTCGGGCGTGGCGTAAAACTTGAGGACTACCGCAGCAAGGACAATTTAGGCTTCTTTTATTATTCATAAGAGGAGGTGCTGAGGGGATAAATGTTTATTAATGTTACGGGGATCGCCCTCTCCAATCCTTACAATAGAGGAGCCATTTTGTTTTGGCGTCAGCCTTGCGATAGAGAAAACAATCAGTTGAATGGCGTATTGTTTAAGACTTTCTAAAGTTTTAGATTAAAACAATAAAACCGTATATTTATCTGAATCTCTGTACTAATTTTCAAGAAATTGAATGAGATTCTGGAGAGTCATCTGGCAGTCGGCAGCTAACAACTTGATTGCGACCGTTAGTCTTAGCTTGGAGTAGGTTTTGATCGGCCCGATCGAGCAAACTTATCCCTTGTTCGTCATCATCTGACCGTAAATAAGCCACACCAGCACTAATGGCGATCTTTAAATCGAGCGTTTCATTAATTCTGAATGGTTGAGTGGCGATCAAAACGCGCAAGCGTTCGGCAATCTGGATAGCGACAGCCGGTTCAGTATTGCTCAGAAGAATCACAAACTCTTCGCCCCCGTAGCGAAAAGGCGTATCGTAGAAGCGCAAATTATGTTGCAAGCGTGCCGAAAGCATTTGCAAAACGCGATCGCCAATCAGATGACCGTAGGTGTCATTAATCGCCTTAAAATAATCAACATCCAGAATCAGCAAACACAGCGGCGTTCCGCGATTTCTCGCATTTTCAATCTGGCGCGGCAATTCCCACTCCAACGCCCGACGGTTATTGAGTTCCGTCAGCGGATCGCTTAAGGCGATCGCCGAGAGCAAATCGTTGGTTTGCAACAACTCCTGGCAAGTCTTCACCCAACGCAAACCCACCTGAATTTCCGCAAGCAACAACGCCTGATATTGAGCCAACAAAGGACTATCTTCGCGCATTTGGGTATACGGAAACCAGAGATACGCATCCGCCCCCGCTTCTAGGGCTGCAACCTTCCGTTCCATGAGCGTCGAGGCTAGCGTATCCGTACTATCGTCGAGGAGCAAACAATAGGTCCAACTCGACTGACTTTGAGTTTTAATTTGGTAGCATAGCTCCAGCGCCCCTCGACAATCCGCTTGACACAAAATAAATTCGGTCGGTTGGGTTTGCAACTGCTGGATCGCCTCGCTGGGATAGCTGGCAGTTTGGACTAAAAGGCTATTGAGGCAATCAATTAACGCAAGGACGGCATTCTGGAAGCGTTCGTCTCCAATAATAAGAATCGAAACATCCATCGATTTTGAGTGCTGAGTCTGAACATCGGCATCGACTCCCGGACTAATTGCAAAAACTTTCATAGTGCGTAGAGCAAAAAAGGCAGAGTCCTCAAAGGGCGATCGCGCTTAAGTTCCGGTTCGATGACTCCGAAAGCCGAGCGAACGCTTTGCCAGTTGCAGCCCCAAGAAGTCAATAGAGGTTATTGACATCTCTGCCCAAAGGGCAAAGCTGCATTTTTTACCATCCAAATCTAGCTTAGTTTTTCGATTTGGGAGTATGATTGGTTCTCTCCGGTCGCTTTTTCAGTACCGACATTTGAGAAGCATCGTTCTTAACGTCGCCCTTGCCTGTTGATTTCTCAAGAAGATGCACCCAATGTAGCGAACGTCTTGGCAAACAAGCGACCGAAGTCCCTTATCTGAGGATGGCGATCGCTCTATTCACCTGAACCGATGGAATGGACGATCTTGCAATCAATCGCCCATCCTAGCGAACCGATACCTTCTTTAACCTCTGCCTAGAGCAATATCAAGCCCAATCCTTACCAGTCTTCTTCATTACTAGATCTAGGCTGCATCCAATCATCAGCCGGTTCGGCAAATTCTCTAGAGGGTGGGGAGGGGCGTTCAGAAAATTCGGGTTCTCGCGCCGGAGGTTGAGGAATGTAGAGTTCCATTTCTTCCTGAGTCTCCGTTTTTCCGGTTAGGGGTTGAACGACTTTGGCGATCGCTTCTTGCACAAACGCTTTGATAAACTCTTCGCGGCGGTTGAGTTGAAACTGGCGCTGAACCACCTCTGTCATCCCGCCATCGCCCCAATCTTGATCGTGACGGAAATACTCAATAAAACTTTTACCTGCAATCCGGGTGAGATAAGCTGCCGTTACCCCTTGGATGGCTTTACCGATTAAGAAGGTGCCAATATTTAACTGCAAAGCGGTGGTTAACAGGCGCATTGCCCCCTCTACTACCCCCAAACTCGCCAGCGTCTTCGCCAAAGAGAGGGCCAATTCTCGACCGCGTTCGACATTGAGTTCGCAGCCGTAAATTTTACCAATTTCTACCACCATCTGGGCATTCACCGCCGCCGTTGCCAATAAATCCACCACGGGTAACGGCGTTACTGAAATCACCCCGGCCCCAATCCATTGAAACCGTTCAACGACCTTATCCGCTTGTCGCCGCCGCTGTCCATCAATTAGGCGACGGGCTTCTTCTCCTAAGCGCTGAGATTGCAAGAGGATGTTATCGGCAATTAGGTCTTCCCCTTCGGCGCGTAAAATGGCGGCTAAACGCCGAATCAAAGGCATGACATCGGGTTCGGGTTGGTAAAGTTCTCCCGATTCTAAGGGGACGGCTCTGGGGTTGGCTGCGATCGCGATAATATCCTGAGAGTAGATAAACCCGCGCACTCGTTCTCGCAGGCGGGCTAAAATTTCTTCGCGATCGCGATCGGTATACAGATCGACTTTATTTAAAACTAAAATGCTGCGTTTGCCAATTCGGGCTAAGGTTTGCAGCGGTTCGTACTCGGAAGCCCGCAAATCGTTATCAACCACAAATACCAGCAAATCTGCAACGGTGGCAAATTGTCGCGCCAGTTGTTCGCGTTCGGTTCCGGCGACGCCTGCTTCTAAGATTCCCGGCGTATCGGTAATTAGAATCTCGCGGTTCATCCCTTTGAGCTTTAAGCTATAGGTCTGTCCGGTGGAGGTGGTTCCCATTGGCGCGTCCACTTGTCCCACAACTCGCCCTAGCAAAGCGTTAATTAAAGAGGTTTTTCCCGCCGAACCCGTGCCAAACACAACGACGCGCAAGTCTCCGCCTTGTAGGGTATGCTCGATTTCGCGCGTGCGGTCAATTAGGGCTTGACGGGCCACTTCATCTTGGATTTGCGTCACTTGGGCGCGAACGGCGCGAATGGTTTGCACGGCGGCTTCGGCTTTGGCTTCCGGAACTTTGATCCGGGACTGGCGCTGGCGACCTTTACCCCCCGGCTGACTGAAGAGAAAGGCGTAGTAAATAAAGGTGGCAATTAAGGTGCCGAGCAGCAACAGCAGCACTAAAATTAACAGCGTCCCTAAAAATGGCGACGTGTAGGAAATCTGCCAGTAGAGCCAACGCAAGGAGTTGATCGTCCATAGCATTAACCCCAGAATGACGCTGAGACCAATAATCAGAGTGAGGATGCGCGACAGGGGCATACATTAAAGTTCTACTAAAGCTAGAGACGATTGCGGGCGGAATATGGAATATTTTAAGGGTATGGGCAATTGAGATGGGTTGGCTGCGATCGCCGACTTCTCTAGCCTATCTCAAACCGCAAAATTCACCGACTGTGCGATCGCGAAGGATTCCAGCAAAAGGGAGTATTAACGTGGGACTGTTTAATCAGATTTTAGGCGCGCTCAATAATCCGAACCAAGAAGCAAATTCGGGTCAGTTATCCACAATCTTAAATGTAGTGCAGCAACTTAATGGCAGTACGGGAGCCAATCCGAGCCAAATTCAATCGGTGCTGTCTTTAGTGGGGGGTGCCGTTCGGTCTTCGTTGCGCGAACGGGCGGCTAGTGGCGGCGGCGAACAGCAGGCGCAGGCGTTGGTCAATCAGTACGCTGGGGTGACGCCTAACGCCCAAGCGGTGCAAGCGCTCTTTAGCTTGCCACAAACGCAGCAGTTGGTTCAATCGGTAGCGCAACGCACGGGGCTAGATGCCAATACCATTCAAATGATGTTACCGATTGTGGTGCCGGTGATTCTGAATTTACTGAAAACGGGCACCTCGACCCAAAATCCTCAAGGGAACAATTCTGTGTTGCACAGCTTTTTAGATGCCAATGGGGATGGCACGGTTGATGTCGGCGAAGCGCTGCAAATGGCGAGTCGATTTTTGAAGCGATAAAAGGTAAGGTCTGTCGGGTGGGTTCTTTTAGGGCTGAGTCAAACACCCGTCAGGCTTCGACCGCGAGCCTCTGCCGAACGGTTAATCTTGGAGCGGATGATACAGCAAAATCGTAGAGATTAGAGCTTGACCCTAGTCTCTACGATCGCAGAATAAACTTCGCTTCTCGATAGCTCGCTTAAGGGAATGAGTCTGCCTTAAGCTCGCCGAGTAAAGTTTCCACCGGGATTGCGACGACCGTCATTTTCCCTCGGTTTTGCTTTATTCACTTTAATTGACCGACCGAGCCATTCAGCGCCATCGAGTTCTGCGATCGCAGAATCTTCTTGAGCGTCGTCTTCCATCTCGACAAAGGCAAAACCGCGCTTTTTGCCTGTTTCGCGGTCTACAGGAAGGCTAATCCGACTGACTTTGCCGTATTCTTCAAAGATTTCTTTGAGGTCGTCCTCAGTTGCCTGAAAAGACAGGTTGCCAATATAAATGGTCACGATTCTCTCCAAACCAAGCTAGAAGTTCAGGTCGGAAAGAAAGCGCCATTCACCAAAAAAACTTAGTGAGTCGGTCGCTCTGTCACCGAACCTTACTCCGTAGCCATCATATCCGATTTAATCTGAAATGACAGCCCCTTTTGTCGGAATTCCTTAACGAACAATTTGCCTCATGTAATCAGACCACAATTGAGCGGCAATTCCGCTACTGCCGCTAGTCGGATCGTTGTTATCGTTACCTAACCAAATCCCTGTGGCTAGATTGCGGCTAGGCAGATAGCCAATGAACCACAAATCGACATTATCGTTCGTCGTTCCCGTTTTTCCGGCTTCATCGCCAAATCCAATCGAGGCTGCCCTTCCGGTTCCAGCCGCGACTACTCCTTGCATTAACACCGTCATCGTATCGGCCACATCGGGAGAAATAACGGGCGCATTGGCTTCCGGGTTGCGGGTGTAATCGTAGATGACGCGGCAGGTTTGAGGATCGTCGCGGGTTTGGCAATCGCTGCTATCCAAAATCCGCTTAATGGCGTGGGGACGATTTCGCCGGCCTTGATTGGCAAATACCGCAAAAGCCCCAGTCATTTCTAAAGGGGTCACTTCGCTTTCTCCTAAAATTAAACCCGGAGACGATCGCAAATTAGAACGAATTCCCAAACTTTGCGCCATGCGAATCACCCGATCTAACCCCGCATCTTGGGCAATTCTCAAAGCAACCGAGTTTTCAGATTGGGCGAGTCCTTGGTACATATCCACCGCCCCGCTACTGCGTTCGCACCCCGAATAAAATTGTCCGCCCCAGTTTAACGGGGCACAAGTATAAACTGTACCGGGGGAAATGCCTTGAGCGATCGCCGCCGCATAGGCAAACACCTTAAACGTAGAACCCGGTTGGCGTTGGGCTTGGGTCACGCGATTAAACTGGCTGCGTTGATAGTCCACGCCGCCCACCATTGCCACAATTTCCCCCGTACTGCTGTCGAGGGTGACAACCGCCCCTTGATCGAAGCCTAAACTCGCGCCCGTGGTGGTTACGGTGCTGCGAAGCGAGGATTCCGCCTGGGATTGGATGCGCGGATCGAGACCCGTTTCAATAATAAAATTGCCTTCCCGCGCCAGTTGAGTTCCCAATAACGATTCGAGTTCGGTAAAGACGTAATCGTAGAAATAGGGCGCAATGGTTTGTTCTAATTCTCTGAGGGCTTCTGGGTTGACTTCAATGCGCGATCGCCGCGCCTGTTGCGCCTCTTCTTGGCTAATCATCCCCAGCGTCACCATGCGGTAAATCACGCCATCGCGCTGTCTCACTGCCCGTTCGTAATCGCGAATTGGGTTAAAACTATTAGGCGCGGGTAAAATTCCCACCAATGTCGCGGCTTCAGATAAGGTTAAATCCGTGGCGGATTTGCCAAAGTAAAACTGGGCTGCATCTTCAAACCCAAAGTTATTACTTCCCAAATAGACGCGATTTAAGTACGTTAGCAATAAGCGGTCTTTACTATAAACCGTTTCCAGCTTCATCGCGACCACGGCTTCGCGCAACTTGCGCCCCGCACTATCTTGCGTCCCCACATACTCGCGAAACAAACTGCGGGCGAGTTGTTGAGTAATCGTACTTCCGCCTTCGCGAATCTCGCCCCCCCGCAAGTTCGCAAATAGGGCGCGCAGGGTACCCACTGGATCGACGCCTAAATGCCAATAGTA harbors:
- a CDS encoding NAD(P)/FAD-dependent oxidoreductase, which gives rise to MFDVAVVGAGISGLVAARSLQEAGYGVVVLEKSRGFGGRCATRRLARMRADHGLRGLTPQGKYSQGLIETLLAQGIVQPWLTEESLFYIAPEGMNAVGKFLAQGLDVHTQQRVSALQFSQEQGWNLEVEGGDAIASSALVMAIPAPQALELLKPLSAILPEDFLPRLQAVTFDPCIAVMAGYPEDKQGEVNFIVQTYENSDVAWMGLDSSKRRQAPQPVFVFHSRASFAQQHLEDEDLQPVGQYLLNCAAKLTLPWLATPEFMQVHRWRYAFPQQPLSETYLSAKPLKLVCCGDWCGGYGVESALQSGLSAATE
- a CDS encoding YaaW family protein, giving the protein MDELRSALELATEDELQQLTELLFRRQFNPLDYVYTPDPIDIQSLEREEWLDALEARFRFLAADGIAVLRGRDQQVTYRQVLIQVCRYLKFTYSDKLSTTELEAEVFLNLLRQTWQKLPAKDRKSLAERVRGAIANSDLSQPLPLALQKDPLGILLKGGSAIAISSIKPLLLQKIAQQFALHYASYQVAKEALVKGGVAAASKFQGHLALQTAKRGMTLNAARYGLTRGVFAVVGPALWAYFFADLGWRAISTNYGRIIPAVFALAQIRLTRSECWELA
- a CDS encoding O-antigen ligase, which codes for MFPHRKLLARSRSHWLSRPLHSDPRLNRSWLCLQIVLATVMFSPVLAAPFSLWIVWEVWRKQWRQLCRSGFNRGLAVVSVLLILSAVLAENPGEAALGLFNFLPFFLIFVTISPLLQTPHQLRRIAWILVFTSIPIIAIGFGQLFWGWSGPVRLLWSAIDWPLDPGGAPLGRMASVFAYANVLANYLAVTFTLALGLWIEAIDKTRYPWVSREVWGLSGVVLGNAIALILTNSRNAWAIALLVSLAFAVYLGWRWLIAALGAVGAAIGGAAFAPAPINQALRAVVPAYFWARLTDQLYPDRPFAQLRATQWQFAWEMMQQRPLLGWGLRNFTPIYQAQMDYWVGHPHNLFLMLLAETGLPATLLFCTLVGWIVGRAVWHWHHWDRKKSGQLIGLTFLLAFGGFTLFHLFDVTIFDARVNYLGWVLLASLRGVIVWRDRSV
- a CDS encoding diguanylate cyclase; the protein is MKVFAISPGVDADVQTQHSKSMDVSILIIGDERFQNAVLALIDCLNSLLVQTASYPSEAIQQLQTQPTEFILCQADCRGALELCYQIKTQSQSSWTYCLLLDDSTDTLASTLMERKVAALEAGADAYLWFPYTQMREDSPLLAQYQALLLAEIQVGLRWVKTCQELLQTNDLLSAIALSDPLTELNNRRALEWELPRQIENARNRGTPLCLLILDVDYFKAINDTYGHLIGDRVLQMLSARLQHNLRFYDTPFRYGGEEFVILLSNTEPAVAIQIAERLRVLIATQPFRINETLDLKIAISAGVAYLRSDDDEQGISLLDRADQNLLQAKTNGRNQVVSCRLPDDSPESHSIS
- a CDS encoding YcjF family protein; amino-acid sequence: MPLSRILTLIIGLSVILGLMLWTINSLRWLYWQISYTSPFLGTLLILVLLLLLGTLIATFIYYAFLFSQPGGKGRQRQSRIKVPEAKAEAAVQTIRAVRAQVTQIQDEVARQALIDRTREIEHTLQGGDLRVVVFGTGSAGKTSLINALLGRVVGQVDAPMGTTSTGQTYSLKLKGMNREILITDTPGILEAGVAGTEREQLARQFATVADLLVFVVDNDLRASEYEPLQTLARIGKRSILVLNKVDLYTDRDREEILARLRERVRGFIYSQDIIAIAANPRAVPLESGELYQPEPDVMPLIRRLAAILRAEGEDLIADNILLQSQRLGEEARRLIDGQRRRQADKVVERFQWIGAGVISVTPLPVVDLLATAAVNAQMVVEIGKIYGCELNVERGRELALSLAKTLASLGVVEGAMRLLTTALQLNIGTFLIGKAIQGVTAAYLTRIAGKSFIEYFRHDQDWGDGGMTEVVQRQFQLNRREEFIKAFVQEAIAKVVQPLTGKTETQEEMELYIPQPPAREPEFSERPSPPSREFAEPADDWMQPRSSNEEDW
- a CDS encoding DUF937 domain-containing protein, which gives rise to MGLFNQILGALNNPNQEANSGQLSTILNVVQQLNGSTGANPSQIQSVLSLVGGAVRSSLRERAASGGGEQQAQALVNQYAGVTPNAQAVQALFSLPQTQQLVQSVAQRTGLDANTIQMMLPIVVPVILNLLKTGTSTQNPQGNNSVLHSFLDANGDGTVDVGEALQMASRFLKR
- a CDS encoding RNA-binding protein; translated protein: MTIYIGNLSFQATEDDLKEIFEEYGKVSRISLPVDRETGKKRGFAFVEMEDDAQEDSAIAELDGAEWLGRSIKVNKAKPRENDGRRNPGGNFTRRA
- a CDS encoding PBP1A family penicillin-binding protein; its protein translation is MSSPQPPKQPRTLIGTITQAVQTVQAKVNFSKLVLKPNARVPQLLVQDADAPQADVYPLLGDRYLLGRSSKSCDIVIRNPVVSQVHLSLTRDRRRGPFILKDENSTNGIYRRKRRVSSTPLYHGDIYTLGPPELQASVRIQYQDPPPWYVRTARYALYGIGGMTALVASWVLWEWQKFTVYPMPLSVQGPVIVYARDEQPLVPPRGDAAHIELARLSDFSPHLAKALIASEDSRYYWHLGVDPVGTLRALFANLRGGEIREGGSTITQQLARSLFREYVGTQDSAGRKLREAVVAMKLETVYSKDRLLLTYLNRVYLGSNNFGFEDAAQFYFGKSATDLTLSEAATLVGILPAPNSFNPIRDYERAVRQRDGVIYRMVTLGMISQEEAQQARRSRIEVNPEALRELEQTIAPYFYDYVFTELESLLGTQLAREGNFIIETGLDPRIQSQAESSLRSTVTTTGASLGFDQGAVVTLDSSTGEIVAMVGGVDYQRSQFNRVTQAQRQPGSTFKVFAYAAAIAQGISPGTVYTCAPLNWGGQFYSGCERSSGAVDMYQGLAQSENSVALRIAQDAGLDRVIRMAQSLGIRSNLRSSPGLILGESEVTPLEMTGAFAVFANQGRRNRPHAIKRILDSSDCQTRDDPQTCRVIYDYTRNPEANAPVISPDVADTMTVLMQGVVAAGTGRAASIGFGDEAGKTGTTNDNVDLWFIGYLPSRNLATGIWLGNDNNDPTSGSSGIAAQLWSDYMRQIVR